Proteins from a single region of Haloterrigena alkaliphila:
- a CDS encoding cold-shock protein: MAKGTVDFFNDTGGYGFIETEDADEDVFFHMEDIGGPDLEEGQELEFDIEQAPKGPRATNVERL, from the coding sequence ATGGCGAAAGGAACCGTTGATTTCTTCAACGACACTGGCGGCTACGGATTCATCGAAACTGAGGACGCGGACGAGGACGTCTTCTTCCACATGGAAGACATCGGCGGCCCGGACCTCGAAGAAGGACAGGAGCTCGAGTTCGACATCGAGCAGGCCCCCAAGGGCCCGCGCGCGACGAACGTCGAGCGCCTGTAA
- a CDS encoding Lrp/AsnC family transcriptional regulator, translating to MTDYDLDAVDREILYALQEEARNLSSSEIAERTEASSSTVRKRIQRLESEGVIKGYSANIDYTKSGYPIRMLLFCTAPIPDRGEYIDDILEISGVVSVQELVTGEQNLLVTVVGETDHDITPIAQEIADMGLTITDEVLVRSHRSTSFDEFSFR from the coding sequence ATGACGGATTACGATCTCGACGCGGTCGATCGGGAGATCCTCTACGCGTTACAGGAGGAGGCCCGGAACCTCTCGTCCAGTGAGATCGCCGAGCGGACCGAAGCCTCCTCGAGTACGGTCCGGAAACGCATCCAGCGCCTGGAGTCGGAGGGCGTCATCAAGGGGTACAGCGCGAACATCGATTACACGAAATCGGGGTATCCGATCCGCATGCTCCTCTTCTGTACGGCGCCGATCCCGGACCGAGGAGAGTACATCGACGACATCCTCGAGATTTCCGGCGTCGTCTCGGTGCAGGAACTGGTCACGGGCGAGCAGAACCTGCTCGTGACGGTCGTCGGCGAAACGGATCACGATATCACGCCGATCGCACAGGAGATCGCTGATATGGGGCTGACGATCACCGACGAGGTACTGGTTCGCAGCCACCGGTCGACGTCCTTCGACGAGTTCTCGTTCCGGTGA
- a CDS encoding cupin domain-containing protein encodes MTDPLIRRRDEIEYETVDAADGLEKGVLVGEDHGAPTFAIRRFVLEPGAEVPEHTNEVEHEQYVLEGEYTVGIGDEEYAVEAGDSLLIPAGTVHWYRNEGDEQGAFICAVPNGDDAIELLE; translated from the coding sequence ATGACCGATCCGCTCATCCGCCGTCGCGACGAGATCGAGTACGAGACCGTCGACGCGGCCGACGGCCTCGAGAAGGGCGTCCTCGTCGGCGAGGACCACGGCGCGCCGACCTTCGCGATCCGCCGGTTCGTCCTCGAACCGGGCGCCGAGGTGCCCGAACACACCAACGAGGTCGAACACGAGCAGTACGTCCTCGAGGGCGAGTATACGGTGGGAATCGGAGACGAAGAGTACGCGGTCGAAGCCGGCGACTCGCTGCTGATTCCGGCCGGGACGGTCCACTGGTACCGAAACGAGGGCGACGAGCAAGGGGCGTTCATCTGCGCCGTCCCGAACGGCGACGACGCGATTGAATTGCTCGAGTGA
- a CDS encoding DUF7504 family protein, with product MNTTTPAAIEPPANVLLVHANECESDACDALSHDTGATADLVVTFADTQLERPDPGDVEGRVGLLTIGDVLVADTSESAADFDEPVVVDSVRDPTDLSEIGVAVSRFCKHWSDEQLTVCFDSLDALLRHTSPKKVFQFAHVLTNRLSSVDAYAHFHFDPTRHDDRVVSTFGEIFDAVVAEDGSEESLPEATDDEVAELLAAWNDGSDGEFDFAPAPSTEATDEDIARILGK from the coding sequence ATGAACACAACGACTCCAGCCGCGATCGAGCCGCCGGCGAACGTGTTGCTCGTCCACGCGAACGAGTGCGAGTCCGACGCCTGCGACGCGCTCAGTCACGACACCGGCGCGACGGCGGATCTCGTGGTCACGTTCGCGGACACCCAGCTCGAGCGGCCGGATCCCGGCGACGTCGAGGGACGGGTCGGCCTCCTGACGATCGGCGACGTGCTGGTCGCGGACACGTCCGAGTCGGCCGCCGACTTCGACGAACCGGTCGTCGTCGATTCGGTCCGGGACCCGACGGATCTCTCCGAGATCGGCGTCGCCGTCAGCCGGTTCTGCAAACACTGGTCGGACGAGCAACTCACGGTCTGTTTCGATTCGCTCGATGCCCTGCTTCGGCACACGTCGCCGAAGAAGGTGTTCCAGTTCGCGCACGTGTTGACCAATCGGCTCTCGAGCGTCGACGCGTACGCGCACTTCCACTTCGATCCGACGCGACACGACGATCGAGTGGTCTCGACGTTCGGCGAGATCTTCGACGCGGTCGTCGCCGAGGATGGCAGCGAGGAATCGCTGCCGGAGGCGACCGACGACGAGGTCGCCGAGTTACTCGCGGCGTGGAACGACGGTTCCGACGGCGAGTTCGACTTCGCCCCGGCGCCGTCGACCGAGGCAACCGACGAGGACATCGCGCGGATTCTGGGGAAGTAG
- a CDS encoding DUF7563 family protein: MVGVTVAPWPSVDNSPTCEHCGEHVSERFCRVYGDNRDRAHRCSECDTYRRLTRGSAAGIDVSIPDPETSPGRHGGETDV, translated from the coding sequence GTGGTCGGCGTGACGGTCGCCCCGTGGCCGTCGGTCGACAACTCGCCGACGTGCGAACACTGTGGAGAACACGTTTCGGAGCGGTTCTGCCGGGTATACGGCGATAACCGCGACCGAGCGCATCGCTGTTCCGAGTGCGACACCTACCGGCGGCTGACCCGCGGGTCCGCTGCGGGGATCGACGTTTCGATTCCCGACCCGGAGACGTCGCCCGGCCGCCACGGAGGTGAGACCGATGTCTGA
- a CDS encoding ABC transporter ATP-binding protein: protein MAEPRHTTQERITDGDGVAVESALVGEDLALSYPSVDETIVDCARLDIPAESVTALVGPNGSGKSTLLKALSNHLEPAEGTVTIHGEDLDSFDQKELARELGVLSQENDSLGSISVENLVYHGRYPHRGFFEGVSEDDHSAVERAIELAGIEQIRDAELGQLSGGQKQLAWIAMVLAQDTDVLLLDEPTTFLDVHHQFRVLETIRQLNEEKGVTVAVILHDIAQAARFADYLIAMCDGELYDWGPPEEVVTEQLLADVFGVEATVQHEPELQVLPRRALPDR from the coding sequence ATGGCAGAACCACGACACACGACGCAGGAACGGATCACCGACGGCGACGGCGTCGCGGTCGAGAGCGCGCTGGTCGGCGAGGACCTCGCGTTGAGCTATCCGTCGGTCGACGAAACGATCGTCGACTGTGCGCGACTGGACATCCCCGCGGAATCGGTGACCGCGCTCGTCGGCCCCAACGGCAGCGGGAAGAGCACGCTGTTGAAGGCCCTCTCGAACCACCTCGAGCCGGCAGAAGGGACGGTCACGATCCACGGGGAAGATCTCGATTCGTTCGACCAGAAGGAGCTGGCCCGCGAACTGGGCGTCCTCTCCCAGGAGAACGACTCGCTGGGCTCGATCAGCGTCGAGAACCTGGTCTATCACGGCCGCTACCCGCACCGGGGCTTCTTCGAGGGCGTCAGCGAGGACGACCACTCGGCCGTCGAGCGCGCGATCGAGCTGGCGGGCATCGAGCAGATCCGGGACGCCGAACTCGGCCAACTGAGCGGCGGCCAGAAACAACTGGCGTGGATCGCCATGGTGTTAGCACAGGACACGGACGTCCTCCTGCTCGACGAGCCGACGACGTTCCTCGACGTTCACCACCAGTTCCGGGTGCTCGAGACCATTCGGCAGCTCAACGAGGAGAAGGGCGTAACGGTGGCCGTCATCCTCCACGACATCGCGCAGGCGGCCCGCTTCGCGGACTACCTGATCGCGATGTGCGACGGCGAACTGTACGACTGGGGGCCGCCCGAAGAGGTGGTGACCGAACAGCTGCTGGCCGACGTCTTCGGCGTCGAGGCCACCGTCCAGCACGAGCCGGAACTGCAGGTGCTGCCGCGACGAGCGCTACCGGATCGGTAA
- a CDS encoding ABC transporter substrate-binding protein, with the protein MSNERTWTRRNVLRTSGAIAGISAMAGCIDSLGSSDEPEYTVSMPPVGEVGFDSVPETWAANNGSWADMGIALGQEPPEALYLTRRYHTQYYDDIPDVSVDPSGIDSLWGDGELGVEEFLNLSDEVDVFVMDPNFIEGRSGLGADDVERIRSAGTPFFGNSIFSQGYDWHDYDYLSLYEAFEKLAEVFQEGDRYDAFESLHDEFRSSLAESLPSDDRPEVAILWPQEDGVFLPYLVDEGTSFKHLRDLEVDDALANSDVENFHSGRGEVDYEMLLEVDPEHILLRSEEYQSRETFQQEVVEPMKNHDAGQQLTAVQNDDVYRAGPLYQGPIINLVVTQRLAQRLYGVEEELFDPQAVSDIVNGDF; encoded by the coding sequence ATGAGCAACGAACGGACGTGGACGAGACGAAACGTTCTCCGAACGAGTGGAGCGATCGCCGGGATCAGCGCGATGGCGGGCTGCATCGACTCCCTGGGGTCGTCCGACGAGCCCGAATACACGGTTTCGATGCCGCCGGTCGGCGAGGTCGGGTTCGACTCGGTCCCCGAGACGTGGGCCGCCAACAACGGGAGCTGGGCCGACATGGGGATCGCGCTGGGTCAGGAGCCGCCCGAGGCCCTCTATCTGACGAGACGGTACCACACGCAGTATTACGACGACATCCCCGACGTGAGCGTCGATCCGTCGGGTATCGATTCGCTCTGGGGCGACGGCGAGTTGGGCGTCGAGGAGTTCCTGAATTTGAGCGACGAGGTCGACGTCTTCGTCATGGACCCGAACTTCATCGAGGGCCGATCCGGGTTAGGCGCCGACGACGTCGAGCGGATCCGATCGGCGGGAACGCCGTTCTTCGGGAACAGTATCTTCTCGCAGGGGTACGACTGGCACGACTACGACTACCTCTCGCTGTACGAGGCCTTCGAGAAACTCGCCGAGGTCTTTCAGGAAGGGGATCGCTACGATGCGTTCGAGTCGCTGCACGACGAGTTCCGGTCGAGCCTCGCGGAGAGCCTTCCGTCGGACGACCGGCCCGAAGTCGCCATCCTGTGGCCCCAGGAGGACGGCGTCTTCCTCCCCTACCTCGTCGACGAGGGGACGAGTTTCAAACACCTGCGCGATCTCGAGGTCGATGACGCGCTCGCGAACAGCGACGTCGAGAACTTCCACAGCGGTCGCGGCGAAGTCGACTACGAGATGCTCCTCGAGGTCGATCCGGAGCATATCCTGTTACGCAGCGAGGAATACCAGTCCCGCGAGACGTTCCAGCAGGAGGTCGTCGAACCGATGAAGAACCACGATGCCGGGCAGCAACTGACGGCCGTCCAGAACGACGACGTCTACCGGGCCGGCCCGCTCTACCAGGGGCCGATCATCAACCTCGTCGTCACCCAGCGACTGGCCCAGCGGCTCTACGGCGTCGAGGAGGAGCTGTTCGATCCGCAAGCGGTCAGCGACATCGTCAACGGCGATTTCTGA
- a CDS encoding FecCD family ABC transporter permease, with the protein MAGAQSVGEHAAARDRDGWVTGKLVVFCLAAAVVTVVAGLVQVFFGPYSMTLSELVSAVFNPAVIFNLEAWSSFLFGTDLPEMTTDSVVVWTVRLPRVFVAIIAGATLAISGAIFQAVTRNELASPFVLGVSSGAGFAVLATLVVFTGLTPFLPLIAALGGTVAFVIVYGIAWKGGTSPIRLVLAGVIVNMVFQSLQQGLFFFVDDLGVAQTAIAWLTGSFTGTGWSEVRIAILPAIVSIGIALAGARQLNVLLLGESTAKSLGMRVERVRFFLSAVAILAASVAIAVAGVISFFGLVVPHIVRNTVGGDYRRLMVGCLFAGPALLVAADVGARLALGGTQMPVGVVTGLVGGPYFLYLMRKQQSMGEL; encoded by the coding sequence ATGGCAGGTGCGCAGTCGGTCGGCGAGCACGCCGCGGCTCGGGACCGCGACGGGTGGGTCACCGGGAAGCTCGTAGTCTTTTGTCTCGCGGCGGCGGTCGTCACCGTCGTCGCCGGACTCGTACAGGTGTTCTTCGGCCCGTACTCGATGACACTCTCCGAGCTCGTTTCGGCGGTGTTCAACCCCGCGGTGATCTTCAACCTCGAGGCCTGGTCGTCGTTTCTCTTCGGGACCGACCTCCCCGAGATGACCACGGACAGCGTCGTCGTCTGGACGGTCCGGCTCCCGCGGGTGTTCGTCGCGATCATCGCCGGCGCGACGCTGGCGATCTCCGGGGCGATCTTTCAGGCGGTGACGCGCAACGAACTGGCCAGTCCGTTCGTGCTCGGGGTCAGTTCCGGCGCCGGCTTCGCGGTGCTGGCGACGCTGGTGGTCTTCACCGGACTCACGCCGTTCCTCCCGTTGATCGCGGCGCTCGGCGGCACGGTCGCCTTCGTGATCGTCTACGGGATCGCCTGGAAGGGCGGGACCAGTCCGATCCGGCTCGTGCTCGCGGGCGTGATCGTCAACATGGTCTTCCAGTCGCTCCAGCAGGGGCTGTTCTTCTTCGTGGACGATCTGGGGGTCGCCCAGACGGCGATCGCCTGGCTCACGGGCTCGTTCACGGGAACGGGCTGGTCGGAGGTCCGGATCGCGATCCTGCCGGCGATCGTCTCGATCGGTATCGCGCTGGCCGGCGCCCGGCAGTTGAACGTCCTGTTGCTCGGCGAGAGCACCGCCAAATCCCTCGGCATGCGCGTCGAACGCGTTCGCTTCTTCCTGTCCGCGGTCGCGATTCTGGCGGCGAGCGTCGCCATCGCCGTCGCGGGCGTCATCAGCTTCTTCGGGCTGGTCGTCCCCCACATCGTCCGGAACACGGTCGGCGGCGACTACCGACGGCTGATGGTCGGCTGTCTCTTCGCCGGGCCGGCGCTGCTGGTCGCCGCCGACGTCGGCGCGCGGCTCGCGCTGGGCGGGACGCAGATGCCGGTCGGCGTCGTCACCGGCCTGGTCGGCGGTCCCTACTTCCTCTACCTGATGCGCAAACAGCAGTCCATGGGTGAACTCTGA
- a CDS encoding J domain-containing protein — protein sequence MSERLEWPEGFERTPADDRESYPHGFRVSRSTAFDNILEELRKMDARNVQVKTAAPHTQAAPHRPYADRDPDDPGVVIYFEGDGQQFAVPCDRWNNLRDNAQAIAKYLNAKRALERYGVQTVESEFSTQALPSGDEDAVAASEPPHEILEVAPDAAADVVKAAARAKKKEHHPDRGGDREQFQRVVEAEGAMLDA from the coding sequence ATGTCTGAGCGCCTCGAGTGGCCCGAGGGCTTCGAGCGGACGCCGGCCGACGATCGCGAATCCTACCCGCACGGCTTCCGCGTTTCTCGCAGCACTGCCTTCGACAACATCCTCGAGGAACTGCGGAAGATGGACGCCCGCAACGTGCAGGTGAAGACGGCTGCACCGCACACGCAGGCAGCGCCGCATCGGCCGTACGCCGACCGTGATCCAGACGATCCAGGTGTTGTGATTTACTTCGAGGGGGACGGCCAGCAGTTCGCGGTTCCGTGCGATCGGTGGAACAACCTGCGGGACAACGCCCAGGCGATCGCGAAGTATCTGAACGCCAAGCGGGCACTCGAGCGCTACGGCGTCCAGACCGTCGAGTCGGAATTCTCGACTCAGGCGCTTCCAAGCGGCGACGAGGACGCCGTTGCCGCCTCAGAACCGCCCCACGAGATCCTCGAGGTTGCGCCTGACGCCGCCGCCGACGTCGTGAAGGCTGCTGCTCGAGCGAAGAAGAAGGAACATCATCCGGATCGGGGCGGCGATCGCGAGCAGTTCCAGCGAGTCGTCGAGGCTGAGGGGGCGATGCTCGATGCGTGA
- a CDS encoding DEAD/DEAH box helicase has protein sequence MSKQVQEVETIFCHEAGDDYLVVVERDGQRLFRAKLGLSETSAGPRPAKFRLKDGSSEEPRQPDEFVELARRAGRIRISEQTSPEKRQELIEMLEGYQLEDKAKAVRTCRYCASAGRYSPITTETAVKDDDDWICRDCARQELERQLSYSGGSGQVTGAAKERLEDLMMEVQDLERIVNLLQGQLDPDLTKFDTISATTDEVDPVRVDSLNLHPGLQGLLEDRFETLLPVQSLAVENGLFEGDDQLVVSATATGKTLVGEMAGINRVLNGKGKMLFLVPLVALANQKYEDFQDEYGHLVDVSIRVGASRISDNGNQFDPNADVIVGTYEGIDHALRTGKEMGDIGTVVIDEVHTLKEEERGHRLDGLISRLKYTCEQRAKRRDDYDGAQWVYLSATVGNPEQLTEALEATLIEFEERPVPIERHVTFADGQEKVRIENKLVKRAFDTESSKGYRGQTIIFTNSRRRCHEISRKLEYSAAPYHAGLDYKRRKSVERQFGEQELSAVVTTAALAAGVDFPASQVIFDSLAMGIEWLSVQEFHQMLGRAGRPDYHDEGTVYVLVEPDCSYHNSMEMTEDEVAFKLLKGDMESVMTHYDEDAAVEETLANVTVGGTAAKALNDRMLGEVPTKHAIGKLLQYEFIDGLEPTPLGRVVTRHFLNPGEAFTLLDGIRKDAHPYELVADLELRDEEL, from the coding sequence GTGTCGAAGCAGGTCCAGGAGGTCGAAACGATATTCTGTCACGAGGCAGGCGATGACTACCTCGTTGTCGTCGAGCGTGACGGACAGCGGCTGTTCCGGGCGAAGCTCGGGCTCTCGGAGACCTCCGCGGGTCCCCGCCCCGCGAAGTTCCGGCTCAAGGACGGCTCGAGCGAGGAGCCCCGCCAGCCCGACGAGTTCGTCGAACTCGCCCGCCGCGCCGGGCGGATCCGCATCTCCGAGCAGACCTCGCCCGAGAAGCGCCAGGAACTCATCGAGATGCTCGAAGGCTACCAGCTCGAGGACAAAGCGAAGGCCGTCAGGACCTGCCGGTACTGCGCCTCCGCGGGTCGGTACTCGCCGATCACCACGGAGACGGCGGTCAAGGACGACGACGACTGGATCTGCCGGGATTGCGCGCGACAGGAACTCGAGCGGCAACTCTCCTACTCCGGCGGGAGCGGCCAGGTGACGGGCGCCGCGAAGGAGCGACTCGAGGACCTCATGATGGAGGTCCAGGACCTAGAGCGGATCGTCAACCTCCTGCAGGGCCAGTTGGATCCGGACCTCACGAAGTTCGATACCATCTCGGCGACCACCGACGAGGTCGACCCCGTCCGGGTGGACTCGCTGAACCTGCATCCGGGGCTACAGGGCCTGCTCGAGGACCGGTTCGAGACCCTCTTGCCGGTCCAGAGCCTCGCGGTCGAGAACGGGTTGTTCGAGGGGGACGACCAGCTGGTGGTCTCGGCGACGGCGACCGGGAAGACCCTCGTGGGTGAGATGGCCGGCATCAACCGCGTGCTCAACGGAAAGGGGAAGATGCTCTTTCTCGTCCCACTCGTGGCGCTGGCCAACCAGAAGTACGAGGACTTTCAGGACGAGTACGGGCACCTCGTCGACGTCTCGATTCGCGTCGGTGCGAGCCGCATTTCGGACAACGGCAACCAGTTCGATCCGAACGCCGACGTCATCGTCGGCACCTACGAGGGAATCGACCACGCCCTGCGGACCGGCAAGGAGATGGGCGACATCGGGACCGTCGTCATCGACGAGGTCCACACCCTCAAGGAGGAGGAGCGGGGCCACCGCCTCGACGGCCTCATTTCCCGGCTGAAGTACACCTGCGAGCAACGCGCGAAGCGCCGCGACGACTACGACGGCGCGCAGTGGGTCTACCTCTCGGCCACCGTCGGCAACCCCGAACAGCTGACGGAGGCGCTCGAGGCGACGCTCATCGAGTTCGAGGAGCGCCCGGTCCCCATCGAACGCCACGTCACCTTCGCCGACGGCCAGGAGAAGGTCCGCATCGAGAACAAACTGGTCAAGCGGGCGTTCGACACCGAGTCCTCCAAGGGGTATCGGGGGCAGACGATCATCTTCACCAATTCCCGACGACGCTGTCACGAGATCAGCCGGAAACTCGAGTACTCGGCCGCGCCCTACCACGCCGGACTGGACTACAAGCGCCGGAAGTCTGTCGAACGCCAGTTCGGCGAGCAGGAGCTCTCCGCCGTGGTGACGACCGCCGCGCTGGCCGCGGGGGTCGACTTCCCCGCCTCGCAGGTCATCTTCGACTCGCTGGCGATGGGGATCGAGTGGCTCTCCGTCCAGGAGTTCCACCAGATGCTCGGCCGCGCGGGTCGGCCCGACTACCACGACGAGGGGACCGTGTACGTGCTGGTCGAACCCGACTGCAGCTACCACAACTCGATGGAGATGACCGAGGACGAGGTCGCCTTCAAACTGCTCAAGGGCGACATGGAGTCGGTGATGACCCACTACGACGAGGACGCCGCCGTCGAGGAGACGCTGGCGAACGTCACCGTCGGCGGCACGGCCGCGAAGGCGCTCAACGACCGCATGCTCGGCGAGGTGCCCACGAAACACGCGATCGGCAAACTCCTGCAGTACGAGTTCATCGACGGCCTCGAGCCGACGCCGCTCGGACGGGTGGTGACCCGCCACTTCCTGAACCCCGGCGAGGCGTTCACCCTGCTCGACGGCATCCGGAAGGACGCCCACCCCTACGAACTCGTGGCCGACCTCGAGTTGCGGGACGAAGAGCTCTGA
- a CDS encoding proton-conducting transporter membrane subunit: MTDETVPPDDVAQRPEPTPPTSIVPRASTWTVWTLFLFSVGVLVLAASRGTEWEFAGALRVDGLTTVLWVVVTFFSGIVHSYSRRYMAGDRHIDRFYARVLGFTLVVMTLTAANHVALFAAAWLAMGLLMAALIGHVREWEQARAAAAVARRYFVASSALLAVSLALLAWSTGATTITGIFAGLEGVSRTVGLAAAGGIFLAAIIQSALFPFHGWLLSSMTAPTPASALMHAGFVNAGGVLLTRFAPVIAEEIAVMSVLVVVGAVSALLGQAMILVQTDVKRKLGSSTLAQMGFMILQCGLGFFAAAIAHLILHGFYKAYLFLSSGAAVEQAVPKDGTRTQLGGSGIAVSLVTAVGGGVLFGVLTGKATSLELNSGAVLTLVVVLTTLTAARDILRRSTLPTTVRFVSAPLIVLTAIGGYAVAFNAVSRMLAGVPMTYVSTEMTVAHYLVVALFVGAYLAAELGWYRSSERLYVSLLNLSQPDPTTVLTDKEEYNDI, encoded by the coding sequence ATGACCGACGAAACAGTTCCACCCGACGACGTCGCACAGCGCCCCGAACCGACGCCACCGACCTCGATCGTCCCGCGGGCCTCGACCTGGACGGTCTGGACGCTCTTCCTGTTCAGCGTCGGCGTCCTCGTACTGGCGGCCTCCCGGGGAACCGAGTGGGAGTTCGCGGGCGCCCTGCGGGTCGACGGGCTGACCACGGTGCTGTGGGTCGTCGTTACCTTCTTCAGCGGGATCGTCCACAGTTACTCCCGGCGCTATATGGCGGGCGACCGTCACATCGACCGGTTCTACGCCCGCGTCCTCGGGTTCACGCTCGTCGTCATGACGCTGACTGCGGCGAACCACGTCGCGCTGTTCGCGGCCGCGTGGCTGGCGATGGGACTGCTCATGGCCGCGCTGATCGGCCACGTTCGCGAGTGGGAGCAGGCCCGCGCCGCGGCCGCCGTCGCCCGCCGCTACTTCGTCGCCAGCAGCGCCCTGCTCGCCGTCTCGCTGGCACTACTCGCGTGGTCGACGGGCGCGACCACCATCACCGGGATCTTCGCCGGCCTCGAGGGCGTCTCGCGGACGGTCGGACTCGCCGCGGCGGGAGGGATCTTTCTCGCGGCGATCATCCAGTCGGCGCTGTTCCCGTTCCACGGCTGGCTGCTGTCCTCGATGACGGCGCCGACCCCGGCGTCGGCCCTGATGCACGCCGGGTTCGTCAACGCGGGCGGGGTCCTGTTGACCCGGTTCGCCCCGGTGATCGCCGAGGAGATCGCCGTCATGTCGGTCCTCGTCGTCGTCGGCGCCGTCAGCGCCCTGCTCGGACAGGCGATGATCCTCGTCCAGACGGACGTCAAACGCAAGCTCGGGAGCTCGACGCTCGCCCAGATGGGCTTTATGATACTGCAGTGCGGCCTCGGCTTCTTCGCCGCGGCGATCGCCCACCTCATCCTGCACGGCTTCTACAAGGCGTACCTGTTCCTCTCGTCGGGCGCCGCCGTCGAGCAGGCGGTTCCCAAAGACGGGACGCGAACGCAGCTGGGCGGTTCCGGGATCGCCGTCAGTCTGGTGACGGCCGTCGGCGGCGGCGTCCTCTTCGGCGTCCTCACCGGGAAGGCGACGAGCCTCGAGTTGAACAGCGGGGCCGTCCTGACGCTGGTCGTGGTCCTGACGACGCTGACCGCGGCGCGGGACATCCTCCGGCGGTCGACGCTGCCGACGACGGTCAGGTTCGTCAGCGCCCCGCTGATCGTGCTGACCGCCATCGGCGGCTACGCCGTCGCGTTCAACGCCGTCTCGAGGATGCTCGCGGGCGTGCCGATGACCTACGTGTCGACCGAGATGACGGTCGCCCACTACCTCGTGGTCGCCCTGTTCGTCGGCGCCTACCTCGCGGCGGAACTCGGCTGGTACCGCTCGAGCGAGCGCCTCTACGTCTCCCT